The nucleotide sequence tttatcgtatttatgttcaccgcccagagagctattgctagtcgggcggtatataagttcaataaataataaataataaaaattttcaTGCTTCCTGTAACTAttctattaaaatattaattttattttgaagccggagtcggagtcaATACATTTCTACAGACTGCAACTCCAACCAAAATTACTTCCGACTCCCACTCCCACTTCACGATTCTGACTTCACAGCCCTGGGTGAAGGGAAGTATAACAGTCTGTGGTTAAGCTAAGAGAAGAAGATTGTCAGGGGTCTGAAACTCCCCATAAAAATCCTGTTGGTAGCCTGGCTTCCCCATATGGATCCATTGATGCACAGAAAGAGTTGAACTCCGCTTAAAGCTTTGTCCAAATTCAAAGCATCTATACATCTCTTCCTTTGAACGGATCCTTTGATGTGCCTGAAGGTAGCCATTCTGATGAAAGGTCTTTCAACACTACAAGCaggtataaggtttgtctcctgtgtgagttctttgatgcgaagaaaggttgctactctgactaaagctctttctacactcaaagcatttataaggtttgtcccctgtgtgacatctttgatgcgaagtaagggcactactccgactgaagctctttccacactccaagcattgatatggtttgtcccctctgtgagttctttgatgcaatgtaagggtgccactctgactgcagctctttccacactccttgcatttataaggtttgtcccctgtgtgagttctttgatgcgaagtaaagGCGgtactccaactgaagctcttacCACACTCAAAACATTTAtagggtttgtcccctgtgtgagttctttgatgcgaagtaaggtagctactctgactgaagctctttccacactacaagcatttataaggtttgtcccctgtgtgagttctttgatgcgaagtaagggtgccactctgactgaagttctttccacactcaaagcatttataaggtctgtcccctgtgtgagttctttgatgcgaagtaaagGCGgtactccaactgaagctctttccacactcaaaacaTTTAtagggtttgtcccctgtgtgagttctttgatgcgaagtaaggtagctactctgactgaagctctttccacactacaagcatttataaggtaTGTCCCCTGTTGATGTTGAGTAAAGGCGCTAATCCAACTACAGCTCTTTCCACATGCAaaacattgataaggtttgtcccctatATGAGTTTTGTAATGCGAAGTAAGGGTGTGGCTgtcactgaagttctttccacactctaaagATTTATAAGGTATGTcccgtgtgaattctttgatgttgAGTAAAggtgctactccacctgaaggtctttccacactccaaacatttataaggtttgtcccctgtgtgacttctttgatgcaaagtaaggtttccaccctgactgaaggtctttccacactccaggcatctataaggtttgtcccctgtgtgagttctttgatgcaaaataaGTCGGTCACTCCGACTGAATCTCTTTCCACACttcaagcattcataaggtttgtcccctgtgtgagttctttgatgtgaagtaaggtggctactctgactgaagctctttccacactccaagcatttataaggtttgtcccctgtgtgacatctttgatgcgaagtaagggcacTACTCCAcatgaagttctttccacactcatAACATTTATaaagtttgtcccctgtgtgagttctttgatgcaaagtaagggtgttactccgactgaagctctttccacactccaagcatttataaggtttgtaacctgtgtgagttctttgatgtgaaataagggcgctactgtcactgaagctccttccacactccttgcatttataaggtttgtcccctgtgtgagttctttgatgcgaagtaagggcagaacgccacctgaagctctttccacactccttgcatttataaggtttgtcccctgtgtgagttctttgatgcgaagtaagggtgccactgtgactgaagttctttccacactcaaagcatttataaggtctgtcccctgtgtgagttctttgatgcgaagtaaggtagctactctgactgaagctctttccacacttgatGCATGTATAAGTTTTGTCCCCTGTATgacttctgtgatgcaaagtaaggttgctactccacctgaagctttttccacactccaagcatttataaggtttgtcccctttgtgagttctttgatgcgaagtaagtttgttactccacctgaagctctttccacactccaagcatttataaggtttgtcccctatgtgagttctttgatgtgaagtaagggcgCGACTAcaactgaagcactttccacactccaagcatttataaggtttgtcccctgtgtgagttctttcatgttCCCTAAGGGTGTtaatctgactgaagctctttccacactccaagcatgtataaggtttgtcccctgtgtgagttctttgatgcaaagtaaggtggccactctgactgaagctctttccacacgccatgcattcataaggtttgtctcctgtgtgagttctttgatgcaaagtaaggttgccacttcgactgaagctctttccacattccaagcatttataaggtttgtcccctgtgtgagttctgtgatgtgaagaaaggtggccactctgactgaagctttttccacactccaagcattgatatggtctgtcccctgtgtgaattctttgatgcgaagtaaggtagctactcttactgaagctctttccgcactcaaagcatttataaggtttgtcccctgtgtgagttctttcatgttccctaagggtgctactccaactgaagctctttccacactccaagcatttataaggtttgtcccctgtgtgcaTCTGTcgctcctcttgtctctttgctccatcttgactcctcagtctctgctcctgcatctgctcctcagctttttccagtgatacttcagatggttctcaGTCAGACTTGAcaccccagatgtatcctgatggaataAAAAGGAAAGGTGATAAAgtgctgtggagaaatcctgtgaatatattatgatttgtactttgaagaCATATTTCTCAgagctctgttgatatcagagtttaactgtTAAAGCTGAAGGCCTTCTACAGAGTTACTTTAGCAGTCGGTGCTTGGTAACAGATGCAGAGAAAGACAACTGTAACAAAAAtctgctctcttgttcctccatttaaggtggaGAGCTcagtacttatgcacagctgaaatttacaaacctaggatggatcctttctgacaggaacatggccctttccaGTGCCCAGAGGGCAGCtcacatcccctccctccctcccaaaaagaTTAACCCCCTGTTacctgcaacacaagatagtgctggaagatgctactcccaggacagatggcactttgtgagctactggggaagaacaaaggacaagtaagaGTAGCGCTGTTACTAATGATGCAGCtcggtcaaagccaaaaggaagcccagatgctgcacagatgcgaaaggagtggTGTGACgtgcacaataggaacatggcatGTGAgaggcatgaaccagggaaagttagaagttGTCAAGCAAGGagtggaatgcatcaacattataatacttggtgtgagcgaactaaaatggacgggaataggacattttcaatcaggcaactacaaaatattttatgaagaaaaggggttgttttaatagtgagaagtgatgtagcaaaagctacTAGGAGCTATTATGCAAAGTCtgaatgagtgatatcaatgagatttaatgggaaacctatcaatataaccatcaaccaagtctatgctccaatggcaaagacatgcaagtaaagtaaaggctcttaccacatatggggcgagaagtgccagattgcagcaaagcctttgactgtgtagatcatgaaaaactatggaatgctttaaaaaaaatgggggtgccacagcatctgattgtcctgatgggcaacctatactctgcacaagaggctactgtaaggacagaatatggagaaacccattggttccccattggaaagggtgtgagacaggagtttattttatcaccctatttgtttaacctatatgcagaacatatacggaaagcgggattggaccaagacggaggtgtgaaaattggagggagaaatatcaataattgaagatatgcagacgataccatactactaccctaaagtaatgacaacagaagagttatgcaactttaaagttggcaacga is from Rhineura floridana isolate rRhiFlo1 chromosome 3, rRhiFlo1.hap2, whole genome shotgun sequence and encodes:
- the LOC133381906 gene encoding zinc finger protein 420-like, with amino-acid sequence MQEQRLRSQDGAKRQEERQMHTGDKPYKCLECGKSFSWSSTLREHERTHTGDKPYKCFECGKSFSKSSYLTSHQRIHTGDRPYQCLECGKSFSQSGHLSSHHRTHTGDKPYKCLECGKSFSRSGNLTLHQRTHTGDKPYECMACGKSFSQSGHLTLHQRTHTGDKPYTCLECGKSFSQINTLREHERTHTGDKPYKCLECGKCFSCSRALTSHQRTHIGDKPYKCLECGKSFRWSNKLTSHQRTHKGDKPYKCLECGKSFRWSSNLTLHHRSHTGDKTYTCIKCGKSFSQSSYLTSHQRTHTGDRPYKCFECGKNFSHSGTLTSHQRTHTGDKPYKCKECGKSFRWRSALTSHQRTHTGDKPYKCKECGRSFSDSSALISHQRTHTGYKPYKCLECGKSFSRSNTLTLHQRTHTGDKLYKCYECGKNFMWSSALTSHQRCHTGDKPYKCLECGKSFSQSSHLTSHQRTHTGDKPYECLKCGKRFSRSDRLILHQRTHTGDKPYRCLECGKTFSQGGNLTLHQRSHTGDKPYKCLECGKTFRWSSTFTQHQRIHTGHTL